A portion of the uncultured Draconibacterium sp. genome contains these proteins:
- the aroB gene encoding 3-dehydroquinate synthase, with protein MGNSKIYSKIIYSRKLEQELQVYIDQYPKGKVFLATEETVDELWTSELTSFLVENAIKKVVVPAGENNKKIGSVETIWQFLSENEGDRKSLLINIGGGMLTDLAGFAASTFKRGIDFLNVPTTLLSQVDASVGGKTGFNFNGLKNEIGVFKEPVAVVINTDFLKTIDRNNFISGFAEMIKHGLIHSPEHLAELKDFDFDTIDYDLLQEIIRHSVNVKEHFVANDLTENNIRKALNFGHTVGHAFESLAMKQERPILHGYAVAYAMIAELVLSVKMCGFPQQDCDELTKWMLDVYGKFEIEESDFEALYQLMTHDKKNESGRINFTLLPKVGEIAINQNCSKELILEALKFYKSL; from the coding sequence ATGGGAAATTCAAAAATTTACTCTAAAATAATTTATAGCAGAAAACTGGAGCAGGAACTTCAGGTTTATATCGATCAATATCCAAAAGGGAAAGTTTTTCTGGCTACGGAAGAAACAGTTGATGAACTTTGGACATCGGAACTGACATCTTTTCTTGTAGAAAATGCAATTAAAAAAGTGGTTGTTCCGGCCGGCGAGAACAATAAAAAGATTGGATCAGTTGAAACCATTTGGCAGTTTTTATCTGAAAATGAAGGTGACCGTAAATCGTTGCTAATTAATATTGGTGGCGGAATGCTTACCGACTTAGCGGGTTTTGCAGCCAGTACCTTTAAACGAGGTATCGATTTTCTGAACGTTCCAACAACATTGTTATCGCAGGTTGATGCATCAGTGGGAGGGAAAACCGGTTTTAATTTCAACGGCTTAAAAAACGAAATTGGCGTATTTAAAGAACCGGTTGCGGTTGTTATAAATACTGACTTTTTGAAAACCATCGATCGCAATAATTTTATTTCGGGATTTGCTGAAATGATTAAACACGGACTGATTCATAGTCCGGAGCATTTGGCAGAACTTAAAGATTTTGATTTCGATACTATTGACTACGATTTGTTGCAGGAAATTATTCGTCATTCGGTAAATGTGAAAGAACATTTTGTAGCCAACGATCTTACCGAGAATAACATTCGTAAAGCATTGAATTTTGGGCACACTGTTGGTCATGCTTTCGAAAGTCTGGCGATGAAACAAGAGCGACCAATTCTTCACGGTTATGCAGTTGCGTATGCTATGATTGCAGAATTGGTTTTATCGGTAAAAATGTGTGGTTTTCCTCAGCAAGATTGCGATGAGCTGACTAAATGGATGTTGGATGTTTACGGAAAATTCGAAATTGAAGAATCAGATTTTGAAGCTTTGTACCAACTGATGACGCACGATAAAAAGAACGAATCGGGACGAATTAACTTTACACTGCTTCCAAAAGTTGGAGAAATTGCTATCAACCAAAATTGCAGCAAAGAACTGATTCTGGAAGCGCTTAAATTCTATAAAAGTCTGTAA
- a CDS encoding nucleoside deaminase, giving the protein MIEPFNDEYFMKKAFAEAVQAFDEGEIPVGAVVVSKGKIIARAHNLTETLNDVTAHAEMQAITAAANLLGGKYLNDCTLYVTLEPCVMCAGALGWSQIGKIVYGASDEKRGFKKFAAKALHPKTEIVSGIFETECAELLQEFFQKKRK; this is encoded by the coding sequence ATGATTGAACCGTTTAACGACGAATATTTTATGAAAAAGGCCTTTGCAGAAGCTGTTCAGGCTTTTGACGAAGGTGAAATTCCGGTTGGAGCCGTGGTGGTATCAAAAGGAAAGATAATTGCACGTGCCCACAACCTTACCGAAACCTTAAATGATGTAACTGCACATGCCGAAATGCAAGCCATTACCGCGGCAGCAAATCTACTTGGCGGTAAATACCTGAACGACTGCACACTCTATGTTACACTCGAACCTTGTGTAATGTGTGCCGGAGCACTGGGCTGGTCGCAAATTGGCAAAATAGTGTACGGTGCGTCTGACGAAAAACGTGGATTTAAAAAGTTTGCTGCCAAAGCTCTTCATCCCAAAACAGAAATTGTTAGTGGTATTTTTGAAACCGAATGCGCTGAATTATTGCAGGAGTTTTTTCAAAAGAAAAGGAAATAA
- the dprA gene encoding DNA-processing protein DprA, whose amino-acid sequence MNEDLKYKVALSMLPNIGGILARNLVAYIGSAEGVFSQSAKALTKVPGIGELYARQIKKSNVLPKAEQELEYIDKNGIDIHFYTDKTYPRRLKSCVDAPLIIYTKGKMDLDAERVISIVGTRNATEYGRSIVNDLCREFAERKYNILIVSGLAYGIDIQAHRSALKYDLPTVGVIAHGLDMLYPAIHKQTALKMQESGGIVTDFSSNSKIDPANFVKRNRIIAGLADATIVVESAKKGGSLITADIASSYNRDVYAFPGRSGDTYSKGCNQLIRNNQATLIEGIEDLEYFMGWEKTDKVEAVQSSLFIDLNPEEERVVDLLKEKGELFIDQISAEIKLPVSRVSAMLLNLEFKNLLVALPGKMYKLR is encoded by the coding sequence ATGAATGAAGACCTAAAATACAAAGTGGCACTTTCAATGCTTCCCAACATTGGAGGTATTCTTGCCCGCAACCTGGTTGCCTACATTGGAAGTGCCGAGGGAGTTTTTTCGCAATCGGCAAAAGCATTAACAAAAGTTCCCGGTATAGGCGAACTTTATGCCCGCCAGATTAAGAAAAGCAATGTACTGCCAAAAGCTGAGCAAGAATTGGAATACATTGACAAAAACGGAATCGACATTCATTTCTACACCGATAAAACTTATCCCCGACGATTAAAAAGCTGTGTTGATGCACCACTGATCATTTATACAAAAGGTAAAATGGATCTGGATGCCGAACGGGTAATCAGCATTGTTGGTACGCGCAATGCCACGGAATACGGGAGATCAATTGTAAATGATTTATGCCGCGAATTTGCCGAACGGAAATACAACATTCTTATTGTAAGCGGACTGGCATATGGCATTGACATACAAGCTCACCGAAGTGCACTAAAATACGATCTTCCCACTGTTGGAGTTATTGCACACGGTTTAGATATGCTTTATCCTGCCATTCATAAACAAACGGCACTTAAGATGCAGGAAAGCGGAGGGATTGTAACTGATTTTTCAAGCAATTCAAAAATCGATCCGGCCAATTTTGTAAAACGCAACCGTATTATTGCAGGACTGGCCGACGCGACCATCGTTGTTGAATCAGCAAAAAAAGGAGGCTCACTTATTACAGCCGACATTGCATCATCGTATAATCGCGACGTATATGCTTTCCCAGGGCGTTCGGGCGATACTTATTCAAAAGGTTGTAATCAACTTATTCGTAATAATCAAGCAACTTTAATTGAAGGCATCGAGGATCTGGAATATTTTATGGGCTGGGAAAAAACCGATAAAGTTGAAGCTGTTCAGTCCAGTTTATTTATCGATCTAAATCCGGAAGAAGAACGCGTGGTAGACCTATTAAAAGAAAAAGGCGAGCTATTTATCGACCAGATTTCGGCGGAAATAAAACTTCCGGTTAGTCGTGTTTCAGCGATGCTGTTAAACCTCGAATTCAAAAACCTTTTGGTTGCTCTCCCCGGTAAAATGTACAAATTGAGATAA
- the aspS gene encoding aspartate--tRNA ligase, whose amino-acid sequence MYRTHTCGELRIENAGNEVTLAGWVQRVRDLGAMTFVDLRDRYGITQLVVDENTDKAVADELEELGREFVIQAKGTVRERQSKNKNIPTGEVEIALSEINVLSPAELPPFTIQDDTDGGDDLRMKYRYLDLRRDVVRENLVLRSKMAHAVRNYLNAQDFIETETPVLIKSTPEGARDFIVPSRMNEGQFYALPQSPQTFKQLLMIAGFDRYYQIVKCFRDEDLRADRQPEFTQIDCEMSFVEQKDVLEMFEGLTRHMFKETLNVEVDEFPWMPYSEAMEKYGSDKPDTRFEMLINDITETVKGKDFVVFDSAEYIGAICAKGCAEYTRKQLDGLTNWVKRPQIGAKGLVYVKCNEDGSFKSSVDKFYSQDELKAWAEKTGAEAGDLILVMSGDKKHMLDAIGELRLEMGKQLGLRDKNVFKPLWVVDFPLLEWDEDTKRFYAMHHPFTSPKPEDIPLMETDPGKVRANAYDLVINGVEIGGGSVRIFDAELQSKMFSLLGFTKEEAEAQFGFLMNAFKYGAPPHAGIAFGFDRLVSLFAGLDTIRDVIAFPKNNAGRDVMIDSPSAVAEAQLEELNLKLDLKEKK is encoded by the coding sequence ATGTACAGAACACATACTTGTGGTGAACTTCGAATTGAGAATGCAGGAAATGAAGTAACTCTGGCCGGTTGGGTGCAACGCGTCCGCGACCTGGGAGCCATGACTTTTGTTGACTTACGCGACCGCTACGGCATAACACAGTTGGTGGTTGACGAGAATACCGATAAAGCTGTTGCCGATGAGCTTGAGGAGCTGGGACGCGAATTTGTGATTCAGGCAAAAGGAACAGTTCGCGAGCGTCAGAGCAAAAACAAAAATATACCAACCGGTGAAGTAGAAATCGCTTTGTCGGAAATTAACGTGTTAAGTCCGGCAGAACTTCCGCCGTTTACCATTCAGGATGATACCGATGGTGGTGACGATTTGCGGATGAAATACCGTTACCTCGATTTGCGCCGTGATGTTGTACGTGAAAATCTGGTGCTGCGTTCAAAGATGGCACACGCCGTTCGTAATTACCTGAACGCACAGGATTTTATTGAAACCGAAACTCCGGTATTAATCAAGTCGACTCCCGAAGGAGCGCGCGATTTTATTGTTCCATCGCGAATGAACGAAGGCCAGTTTTATGCACTGCCACAATCGCCGCAAACGTTTAAGCAGTTGTTGATGATTGCTGGTTTCGACCGCTATTACCAGATTGTAAAGTGTTTTCGCGATGAAGATTTGCGTGCCGACCGTCAGCCTGAGTTTACACAAATCGACTGCGAAATGTCGTTTGTGGAGCAGAAAGATGTGCTGGAAATGTTTGAAGGATTAACCCGCCACATGTTCAAAGAAACATTAAATGTGGAAGTGGATGAATTCCCTTGGATGCCTTATTCTGAAGCCATGGAGAAATACGGTTCGGACAAACCCGATACGCGTTTTGAAATGCTGATAAATGATATTACTGAAACCGTAAAAGGAAAAGATTTTGTGGTGTTCGACTCGGCCGAATATATCGGAGCTATTTGTGCCAAAGGATGTGCCGAATATACACGCAAGCAACTTGACGGGTTGACCAATTGGGTGAAACGCCCTCAAATTGGAGCCAAAGGTTTGGTTTATGTGAAGTGTAACGAAGATGGTTCATTTAAATCGTCGGTAGATAAATTTTACTCACAAGACGAACTGAAAGCCTGGGCAGAAAAAACAGGTGCCGAAGCCGGTGACCTGATTCTGGTAATGAGTGGCGATAAAAAACACATGCTGGATGCAATTGGCGAGTTGCGTCTTGAAATGGGAAAACAACTTGGTTTGCGCGACAAAAATGTGTTTAAACCGTTGTGGGTGGTCGACTTCCCGTTGTTGGAGTGGGATGAAGATACAAAACGTTTTTACGCGATGCACCACCCGTTCACCTCACCAAAACCTGAGGATATTCCATTGATGGAAACTGATCCGGGAAAAGTGCGTGCCAATGCATACGACCTTGTTATTAACGGTGTTGAAATTGGTGGTGGTTCCGTTCGTATTTTCGATGCTGAATTACAATCGAAAATGTTCAGTCTGCTTGGTTTTACCAAAGAAGAGGCTGAAGCACAGTTCGGCTTCCTGATGAACGCCTTTAAATATGGTGCGCCACCACATGCGGGAATCGCTTTTGGTTTCGACCGCCTGGTTTCATTATTTGCAGGTTTGGATACCATTCGCGACGTTATTGCTTTCCCTAAAAACAATGCCGGCCGAGATGTAATGATCGATTCGCCATCGGCAGTTGCCGAAGCACAGTTGGAAGAGTTAAATCTGAAACTGGATCTGAAAGAAAAGAAATAA
- a CDS encoding DEAD/DEAH box helicase, with translation MKKTFEDLKVAKSILKSLDDIGFTTPTPIQQKAIPKINSGVNIVGVAQTGTGKTAAYLLPLLTRLKKPEGNDPRVVILVPTRELSIQVGEDIEELTGYSELRHAAVFGGIGWTKHAALLEPGIDILVATPGRLWDLYQVGALRLKKVKYLVIDEADRMLDMGFMPQIKQLQEIIPSRRQNLLFSATFSEKIEKLAEEFLDHYDKLEVAPSATPVGQVTQTCYRVPNYRTKLNLIKHLLEDEEKFTRVVIFVKTKEHAEGVYKVVQRKAEGEKRILHSNKAQNSRINSIQAFKNGEVRILITTDVSARGMDVSQVSHVINFDLPNDYDDYIHRIGRTARAGNKGDAITLIDPTAEWHWKKIESLMRKEIKLLDLPEEVEVEESDFKENQDMLREIDRQRKIDDPTFQGAFHQKKRKGSSKRSFEDKFARTKARQKRKKRRK, from the coding sequence ATGAAAAAGACTTTTGAAGATTTAAAAGTTGCAAAATCAATATTAAAATCGCTGGATGATATTGGGTTTACTACACCAACACCTATTCAGCAGAAGGCCATACCTAAAATTAATTCGGGTGTAAATATCGTTGGAGTGGCCCAAACCGGAACCGGTAAAACGGCGGCCTACCTTCTTCCTTTACTTACGCGTTTAAAAAAACCGGAAGGAAACGATCCGCGTGTAGTGATACTTGTGCCCACACGTGAACTTTCAATTCAGGTTGGCGAAGATATTGAGGAACTGACAGGTTACTCAGAGTTACGACATGCAGCAGTATTTGGCGGAATTGGCTGGACAAAACATGCTGCTTTGCTCGAACCCGGAATTGACATTCTTGTTGCCACGCCGGGCCGTCTGTGGGATTTATATCAGGTAGGAGCCTTGCGATTAAAAAAGGTAAAGTATCTGGTAATTGACGAAGCCGACCGAATGTTGGATATGGGGTTTATGCCCCAAATCAAGCAGTTACAGGAAATTATTCCTTCGCGCAGACAAAACCTGCTGTTTTCGGCTACCTTTTCAGAAAAAATTGAAAAGCTTGCAGAAGAGTTCCTCGACCATTACGACAAACTGGAGGTAGCACCATCGGCAACTCCTGTTGGACAGGTAACACAAACTTGTTACCGGGTTCCGAATTACCGTACAAAGTTGAACCTCATCAAGCACCTGCTTGAGGATGAAGAAAAATTTACCCGGGTAGTAATTTTTGTAAAAACAAAAGAACATGCCGAGGGCGTTTACAAGGTTGTGCAGCGAAAAGCAGAGGGAGAGAAACGAATTCTCCATTCAAACAAAGCACAAAACTCGCGTATTAATTCTATCCAGGCCTTTAAAAATGGCGAGGTTCGTATCCTTATAACTACCGATGTGTCGGCACGTGGGATGGATGTTAGCCAGGTTAGCCATGTTATAAACTTTGATTTGCCGAATGATTACGATGATTATATTCACCGAATAGGGCGTACTGCTCGTGCCGGAAACAAAGGTGATGCCATTACGTTAATCGACCCGACGGCAGAGTGGCACTGGAAAAAGATTGAAAGTTTGATGCGCAAAGAAATTAAACTTTTGGACCTGCCGGAAGAAGTTGAAGTGGAAGAATCAGATTTTAAAGAAAACCAGGATATGTTGCGCGAGATTGATCGCCAACGAAAAATCGATGACCCCACTTTTCAGGGAGCCTTTCATCAGAAAAAAAGAAAAGGCTCTTCGAAACGTTCGTTTGAAGATAAATTTGCTCGAACCAAAGCAAGACAAAAGCGCAAGAAAAGAAGAAAATAG
- a CDS encoding biopolymer transporter ExbD, protein MSKFRKDDGKELPPISTASLPDIVFMLLFFFMVSTTMREVTLKVRMHLPEATELTKLEKKSLVSYIYIGEPQPAFQKTFGKAPRIQLNDQFATVDEVQDYVIAEREARDEAEQPFMITSLKIDENTKMGIVQDVKTELRKSAALNINYSSRKKAER, encoded by the coding sequence ATGAGCAAGTTTAGAAAAGATGATGGTAAGGAATTACCTCCTATTTCAACGGCTTCGTTGCCTGACATCGTGTTCATGCTTCTGTTCTTCTTTATGGTTAGTACAACAATGCGTGAAGTAACACTAAAGGTAAGAATGCATCTTCCTGAAGCTACAGAATTAACAAAGCTTGAGAAGAAATCTTTAGTAAGTTACATTTATATTGGAGAACCTCAACCAGCGTTCCAAAAAACGTTTGGTAAGGCTCCTCGTATTCAGTTGAACGACCAATTCGCGACAGTTGATGAGGTACAAGATTACGTTATTGCTGAGCGCGAAGCCCGGGATGAAGCTGAACAACCGTTTATGATTACTTCGTTGAAAATTGATGAGAACACAAAAATGGGTATAGTGCAAGATGTAAAAACGGAACTCCGTAAGTCTGCTGCACTAAACATTAACTACTCATCAAGAAAAAAAGCTGAAAGATAA
- a CDS encoding heparan-alpha-glucosaminide N-acetyltransferase domain-containing protein — translation MAELKRLVSLDAFRGFTIAAMIMVNNPATWAHIYPPLEHASWNGLTPTDLIFPFFIFIVGVSIALAYTKRLNAGVAKGPIYKKIVFRSIKIFAVGILLWLFPSFSFEHVRIAGVLQRIAIVFLACAFLFLNSKWKTQAIVAGALLVLYWLVMMFIPTPGYGKVMLEPGANIAAWIDSKFLPGYLWQETWDPEGLLSTLPAIATGITGMLAGHLVLSKIPAERKVIYLFSFSFFAFIIGFFWNYIFPINKNIWTSSFVMVTSGLAGMVLAASIFFVDILGRTRLTKPGIIFGSNAIAVYVLADVWRLPFYTWKFGGSSLNNHWMNLFENAGWSLELGSFLYAALFIGFNFIPAWILYKKKIFIKL, via the coding sequence ATGGCAGAGTTAAAAAGACTGGTCTCCCTTGACGCATTCCGCGGTTTTACGATTGCCGCAATGATTATGGTTAATAATCCGGCAACATGGGCACATATTTACCCTCCACTGGAACACGCCAGCTGGAATGGATTAACACCAACCGATCTTATATTTCCTTTTTTCATTTTTATAGTTGGTGTATCAATTGCATTGGCATACACAAAACGCCTGAACGCCGGAGTTGCCAAAGGCCCGATATACAAAAAAATAGTGTTTCGTTCGATAAAAATATTTGCGGTTGGTATTTTACTTTGGTTGTTCCCAAGCTTTAGTTTTGAACATGTACGAATTGCCGGAGTTCTGCAGCGAATTGCCATTGTATTTTTAGCCTGTGCCTTTTTATTCCTAAACTCGAAATGGAAAACACAAGCTATTGTTGCCGGAGCATTACTAGTACTTTACTGGCTGGTGATGATGTTCATTCCTACTCCTGGTTACGGCAAAGTAATGTTGGAGCCCGGCGCTAATATTGCCGCGTGGATCGACAGCAAATTCCTTCCCGGTTATTTATGGCAGGAAACCTGGGATCCGGAAGGACTGTTAAGTACACTTCCGGCTATTGCAACCGGAATTACCGGAATGCTGGCAGGTCATTTAGTATTGAGTAAAATTCCAGCAGAACGAAAAGTCATTTACCTTTTCTCCTTCTCGTTTTTTGCTTTTATAATCGGCTTTTTCTGGAATTACATTTTCCCAATCAATAAAAATATCTGGACCAGCTCGTTTGTAATGGTTACCTCCGGATTGGCCGGTATGGTTTTAGCTGCTAGTATATTTTTTGTGGATATTCTTGGCCGTACCCGATTAACCAAACCCGGAATTATATTTGGATCAAACGCTATTGCTGTTTATGTACTGGCCGATGTTTGGCGTCTGCCTTTTTACACATGGAAATTTGGCGGAAGCAGTTTGAACAACCACTGGATGAACCTGTTTGAAAACGCCGGTTGGAGTTTGGAACTGGGAAGCTTTTTATATGCCGCCCTGTTTATTGGATTCAATTTTATTCCGGCCTGGATCCTTTATAAAAAGAAGATATTTATAAAATTATAG
- the gltA gene encoding NADPH-dependent glutamate synthase — protein sequence MHKILRKRILNPAVEEIVVEAPYVARKCQPGQFIIIIVEEGGERIPLTIADYNRDEQSVTMIYQVVGHSTQLLQQKNVGDYLSDVAGPLGLPCVDHKPKKVLGIGGGVGAAPLYPQIKMHAENNAEIDVVLGGRSADFVILQEEFSKHAKNVYVATDDGSLGTKGFVTNIVQKLLEEGNQYDEVVAIGPIPMMKAVVNVVKPFNIPISVSLNPLMVDGTGMCGGCRVSIAGKTKFACVDGPDFNGYEVDFDEITSRQGMYKDQEKGHNCRIGLSGENNKTAKPAAPIVAQMKGKFNMQPRRTPMPELDPIERSKSFGEVAMGYSVEEAMNEAKRCIQCKRPSCVSGCPVNVNIPEFIGHIAQGDFQEAYKSIKSYNSLPAVCGRVCPQENQCEAICVRGKKDEPVAIGRLERFIADYARENNFEEELPQYNSGRKVAVIGAGPAGIACAGELSKKGHEVVVFEALHTPGGVLMYGIPEFRLPKQIVREEIDSIKKMGVKIEKNVIVGKSLTVEDLKEDGFEAIFISTGAGLPRFLNIEGENLNGVYSANEFLTRVNLMESFKRETPSPVQKGDKVAVVGGGNVAMDACRTALRLGAEEVYIIYRRGEDELPARAEEIEHAKEEGIQFKLLANPVKIHDNGSGWVGAIENQQMELGEPDASGRRRPVPVEGETFMLDVNKVVIAVGQSPNPLITQSTKGLDLHSWGGIVVDEQTMKTSLGNVYAGGDVVTGAATVILAMGAGKTAAKAIDEQLN from the coding sequence ATGCATAAAATATTACGAAAAAGAATTCTGAATCCTGCCGTTGAGGAAATCGTTGTAGAAGCGCCTTACGTGGCCAGGAAATGTCAACCCGGACAATTCATTATCATTATTGTTGAAGAGGGGGGAGAACGTATCCCGCTAACCATTGCCGATTATAATCGCGATGAGCAGTCGGTAACCATGATCTACCAGGTTGTGGGGCACTCAACACAGTTGCTTCAACAAAAAAATGTTGGTGATTATCTTAGTGATGTTGCAGGCCCGCTTGGTTTGCCATGTGTCGATCATAAACCGAAAAAGGTTCTTGGTATCGGCGGTGGTGTTGGTGCGGCTCCTTTGTATCCTCAAATAAAAATGCATGCCGAAAATAACGCAGAGATTGATGTTGTTTTGGGAGGCCGCAGTGCCGACTTTGTAATTCTGCAAGAAGAATTCTCGAAACACGCGAAGAACGTATATGTAGCTACCGATGATGGAAGTCTTGGTACAAAAGGATTTGTAACCAACATTGTTCAGAAATTATTGGAAGAAGGAAATCAGTACGATGAAGTAGTTGCAATTGGTCCAATTCCGATGATGAAAGCGGTGGTTAATGTGGTAAAACCATTTAATATTCCGATCTCCGTTTCGTTGAATCCGTTGATGGTTGATGGAACCGGAATGTGCGGTGGTTGTCGTGTTTCCATTGCCGGGAAAACAAAATTTGCCTGTGTTGATGGTCCTGATTTTAATGGTTACGAAGTTGATTTCGACGAAATTACAAGCCGCCAGGGAATGTACAAAGACCAGGAAAAAGGGCATAACTGCAGAATTGGTTTGTCGGGTGAAAATAACAAAACAGCAAAACCTGCAGCGCCAATTGTTGCCCAGATGAAAGGCAAGTTTAATATGCAGCCTCGAAGAACGCCGATGCCGGAGCTCGACCCAATTGAAAGAAGTAAATCGTTTGGCGAAGTGGCAATGGGATATTCAGTTGAAGAGGCGATGAATGAGGCCAAACGATGCATTCAGTGTAAACGACCTTCGTGTGTAAGCGGTTGCCCGGTGAATGTGAACATCCCTGAGTTTATTGGGCATATTGCACAAGGCGATTTCCAGGAAGCCTACAAAAGCATAAAATCATACAATAGTCTGCCTGCGGTTTGTGGCCGTGTGTGTCCGCAGGAAAACCAGTGCGAAGCGATTTGTGTACGCGGTAAAAAAGATGAACCTGTGGCCATTGGTCGATTGGAACGTTTTATTGCCGATTATGCACGCGAAAATAATTTTGAAGAAGAACTTCCGCAGTACAACTCGGGTAGGAAAGTGGCTGTAATTGGTGCCGGACCTGCCGGAATTGCCTGTGCCGGAGAACTGTCGAAAAAAGGTCACGAGGTGGTTGTTTTTGAAGCACTTCACACGCCCGGAGGAGTACTGATGTATGGTATCCCAGAGTTCCGCTTACCAAAACAAATTGTACGCGAAGAAATAGACTCCATCAAAAAAATGGGTGTTAAAATTGAGAAAAACGTAATCGTGGGGAAATCGCTAACGGTGGAAGATTTGAAAGAAGATGGTTTTGAAGCCATTTTCATTTCTACAGGTGCCGGATTACCACGGTTCCTGAATATAGAAGGTGAAAACCTTAATGGAGTGTATTCGGCCAACGAATTCCTGACCCGTGTTAACCTGATGGAATCGTTTAAACGTGAAACGCCAAGTCCGGTTCAGAAAGGTGATAAAGTAGCTGTTGTTGGTGGTGGTAACGTAGCGATGGATGCCTGCCGAACTGCCCTGCGTTTAGGAGCCGAAGAAGTTTATATTATTTACCGACGCGGTGAAGACGAATTGCCGGCACGCGCCGAAGAAATAGAACATGCCAAAGAAGAGGGCATTCAGTTTAAGTTGCTGGCCAATCCGGTAAAAATCCATGATAATGGTTCGGGTTGGGTAGGAGCAATCGAAAATCAGCAAATGGAATTGGGCGAACCTGATGCATCCGGAAGAAGAAGACCGGTTCCTGTGGAAGGGGAAACTTTTATGCTCGATGTAAATAAGGTGGTAATTGCTGTGGGGCAGTCGCCAAACCCGTTAATTACGCAAAGCACTAAAGGGCTTGATTTACATTCGTGGGGTGGAATTGTTGTAGATGAGCAAACCATGAAAACCAGTCTTGGAAATGTATATGCCGGTGGCGATGTGGTAACCGGTGCAGCAACCGTAATTCTGGCAATGGGTGCCGGAAAAACAGCAGCAAAAGCTATTGACGAGCAATTGAATTAG
- a CDS encoding 3-phosphoshikimate 1-carboxyvinyltransferase: MIYQVTTDIKEISGTINLPASKSISNRALIINALSYSPYPIKNLSDSDDTKVLTAALFSNSNKFDIGHAGTAMRFLTAFLAKIVGEWEITGSERMQQRPISILVDALNQLGAQIDYLGNEGCPPLKIFGSHLKGQTIELDGSVSSQYISALLLIAPTIENGLTLKLKGNITSRSYIKLTLELMAKFGIQYRWNDNEIYVPEQKYFARDFTCEADWSGASYWYQIMALVDNGEVLLENLLLDSLQGDANIAAWFEQFGVTSTQKEEGVLLAKTKNRQPEKLVLDFIENPDVAQTMACLCVAKNIPFHFSGLKTLKIKETDRIAALQSELAKFGATITEPEFGELAWDGKLDQEEQEENPIIKTYHDHRMALAFAPMALAGFTMRIDDPMVVTKSYPVFWEDLRQVGFSIED; encoded by the coding sequence ATGATCTACCAGGTAACTACCGACATAAAGGAAATTAGCGGAACGATAAATCTTCCGGCATCAAAAAGTATTAGCAACCGGGCATTGATTATTAATGCGTTGAGCTATAGTCCGTATCCGATTAAGAACCTGTCGGACAGCGACGATACAAAAGTTTTGACGGCAGCATTGTTTTCGAACAGCAATAAATTCGACATTGGGCACGCTGGAACTGCCATGCGTTTTCTTACAGCTTTTCTGGCAAAAATTGTTGGTGAGTGGGAGATTACCGGATCGGAACGCATGCAGCAGCGCCCCATTTCCATTTTGGTGGATGCACTAAATCAACTGGGTGCGCAAATTGACTACCTGGGAAATGAAGGATGTCCGCCGCTGAAGATTTTCGGTTCGCATTTAAAAGGGCAAACCATTGAGTTGGATGGAAGCGTATCGAGCCAGTATATTTCGGCACTTTTACTGATTGCGCCAACCATTGAAAATGGACTGACTTTAAAACTGAAAGGCAACATTACATCGCGCTCGTACATCAAACTTACGCTGGAGTTAATGGCTAAGTTTGGCATTCAATACCGATGGAACGATAACGAGATTTATGTGCCTGAACAAAAATATTTCGCTCGTGATTTTACCTGCGAGGCTGATTGGTCAGGAGCTTCGTACTGGTACCAGATAATGGCGTTGGTAGACAATGGAGAAGTTTTGCTGGAAAATCTTTTACTCGATAGTTTGCAAGGTGATGCAAATATCGCTGCATGGTTTGAGCAGTTTGGGGTTACTTCAACGCAAAAGGAAGAGGGCGTTCTGTTGGCTAAAACTAAAAACCGACAGCCTGAAAAATTGGTGCTCGATTTCATCGAAAATCCTGATGTGGCACAAACCATGGCGTGTTTGTGTGTGGCTAAAAATATTCCGTTCCACTTTTCCGGTTTAAAAACGCTGAAGATTAAAGAAACCGACCGTATTGCTGCGTTGCAAAGCGAGCTGGCAAAATTTGGAGCTACCATCACCGAACCGGAATTCGGAGAACTGGCTTGGGATGGGAAGTTGGATCAGGAAGAACAAGAAGAAAATCCAATAATAAAAACATACCACGATCATCGGATGGCACTGGCTTTTGCTCCAATGGCTTTGGCTGGTTTTACTATGCGGATTGATGATCCGATGGTAGTTACTAAGTCGTATCCGGTTTTTTGGGAAGATCTGCGACAGGTGGGTTTTTCGATTGAAGATTAA